A single genomic interval of Pseudochaenichthys georgianus chromosome 3, fPseGeo1.2, whole genome shotgun sequence harbors:
- the rbm26 gene encoding RNA-binding protein 26 isoform X5 codes for MIIENLDALKTWLSETLEPICDADPSALAKYVVALVKKDKSEKELKALCIDQLDVFLQKETQPFVDKLFEAIDNKNYLPQPEPPSTLIKVEKDEQKKDESNREDDREKKVPRRVNHSPPQSSSRYSRDISSRRGDDRKRDDRSRKREYDRVPPRRDSYRDRYNRRRGRSYSRSRSRSWSKDRTRDRERDRIRSRSRSQSRTRSKSRERDSGKLKLDLAPVRPEGGDGYTPAALVPTATTSHFPVPTLSSTITVIAPTHHHSNNTTESWSDFRPGPPVDRVLFNRGPPPQQRKRCRDYDEKGFCMRGDMCPFDHGSDPVVVEDVNLPNMLPFQPPPLPGVDTPPPPGLPPPPPLMNPPPVNLRPPVPPPGSLPPSLPPVAGPPPPLPPLQPSGMDSPPNSMTSSVPTIVTSGMRSSLPQAALPLFLPDNYETDVYNPETDVYNPEAPSITNTSRPMYRHRVNAQRPNLIGLTMGEVDHPPRDKIPNNMRIVMESNARKRPPLSHDGGLPPKKPWFEKPNFNQPNHQGYHNRVPFSANAKLLVRQIPSELNNISKLNEHFSKFGTIVNLQVAFQNDPEGALIQFASPDEAKRAMQSPEAVLNNRFIRVHWYREEGGDGLSHPHQQPQTQPAMQPSATSLKQSVKDRLGPMLNSEPSQDSSVASQQNCSKMSVKDRLGFSAQPAAPAEKVFSTSLGLTKTVYNPAALKAAQKNSEEALKKKQQALRLQQDVRKKKHEILEKHIETQKLLISKVEKNKAIKAEDRANIMETLGMITKSITKLQEEIKGISSSSNPLRTAKSRAQAQKELLDTELDLYNKTQTGQDTALLKIKYTQLQIEAARRGILSPGRGRGVLTRGRGALRARGRGSRGRGRGVHAVVDYRPRALEICGFTEADHVDLLPHFAQFGEIEDCHIDENTLSAVISYRTRGEAEQAALHGVRFNNQTLRLAWHKAVKTLSAAHADEAEQEDDEYPEESLSDDALLQDDDEEEDDNEPRSWRR; via the exons ATGATAATTGAAAACCTTGATGCCTTGAAAACATGGCTGTCTGAAACCCTCGAGCCCAT CTGTGATGCAGACCCTTCTGCCCTCGCCAAGTATGTTGTTGCTTTGGTGAAGAAAGACAAAAGTGAAAAGGAACTTAAAGCCCTTTGTATAGACCAGTTGGATGTATTTCTCCAGAAAG AGACACAGCCTTTTGTGGATAAGCTGTTTGAAGCCATTGACAACAAAAACTACCTCCCGCAGCCAGAGCCACCATCCACTCTGATCAAAGTTGAGAAAGACGAGCAGAAAAAAGATGAG TCAAACCGAGAAGATGATCGGGAGAAGAAGGTTCCTCGCCGGGTGAATCACAGCCCACCGCAATCAAGCTCTCGTTACAGCAGGGATATCAG TTCAAGGAGAGGAGATGATCGCAAGAGAGACGACCGTTCCAGGAAGAGGGAATATGACCGCGTCCCACCAAGGAGGGACTCGTACAGAGATCGCTACAATCGCAGAAGAGGCCGCAGTTACAGTCGTAGCCGAAGCCGGAGCTGGAGCAAGGATCGAAcccgagacagagagagagatagaattCGTAGCAGGAGCCGGTCACAGAGCAGAACTCGGTCTAAAAGTAGAG AACGGGATTCGGGAAAGTTGAAGTTAGATCTGGCCCCGGTCCGGCCCGAGGGGGGGGATGGCTACACCCCAGCAGCCCTGGTTCCCACTGCAACCACCTCACACTTCCCCGTGCCAACACTGAGTAGCACCATTACAGTCATTGCCCCCACACATCACCATAGCAACAACACCACTGAAAGCTGGTCGGACTTCCGTCCTGGGCCTCCTGTGGATCGTGTCCTTTTCAACAGGGGCCCACCCCCCCAACAGAGGAAACGCTGCCGGGACTATGATG AAAAGGGCTTCTGCATGAGAGGAGACATGTGTCCTTTTGACCATGGAAGTGACCCAGTGGTAGTGGAGGATGTCAATTTGCCCAATATGCTGCCCTTCCAACCTCCACCACTCCCAGGTGTGGACACCCCACCGCCTCCAGGTCTCCCCCCACCACCCCCTCTCATGAACCCCCCCCCTGTGAACCTGCGGCCCCCCGTGCCCCCACCAGGGTCTCTCCCTCCCAGCCTTCCACCTGTTGCAG gtccacctcctcctcttcctcctctgcaaCCGTCAGGCATGGATTCTCCCCCCAACTCAATGACCAGCTCTGTGCCCACCATCGTCACTTCTGGGATGCGCTCCTCACTCCCCCAAGCCGCCCTGCCACTCTTTCTTCCTG ACAACTATGAAACGGATGTGTACAACCCTGAAACGGATGTGTACAACCCTGAGGCTCCCAGCATCACCAATACCTCCAGGCCGATGTACCGCCATCGGGTCAATGCCCAGAGACCCAACCTGATTGGCCTCACAATGGGCGAGGTGGACCATCCACCCAGAG ACAAGATCCCGAACAACATGAGGATCGTTATGGAGTCTAATGCGAGGAAGAGACCGCCTCTCTCCCACGATGGAGGCCTCCCCCCCAAGAAACCTTGGTTTGAGAA accCAACTTTAACCAACCCAACCACCAGGGCTATCACAACAGAGTCCCATTCTCTGCCAACGCCAAGCTGCTGGTTCGACAAATTCCTTCGGAGCTCAACAACATCAGCAAACTCAATGAACATTTCAGCAAGTTCGGTACCATTGTCAACCTACAG GTGGCCTTCCAGAATGACCCGGAGGGCGCTCTGATCCAGTTTGCCTCTCCAGACGAGGCTAAGCGCGCTATGCAAAGCCCAGAGGCGGTCCTCAACAACCGCTTCATCAGGGTGCACTGGTATCGAGAGGAGGGGGGTGATGGCCTGTCCCACCCCCATCAGCAGCCTCAGACGCAACCAGCCATG CAGCCCTCGGCCACGTCTCTTAAGCAGTCCGTCAAAGATCGCCTCGGCCCCATGCTCAACTCTGAGCCCTCACAAGACTCCAGCGTAGcctctcag CAGAATTGCTCTAAGATGTCAGTGAAAGACCGCCTGGGTTTCTCCGCCCAACCAGCAGCTCCTGCGGAGAAA GTGTTTTCCACATCTTTGGGGCTCACAAAGACGGTATACAATCCTGCTGCCCTGAAGGCGGCACAGAAAAACTCAGAGGAAGCCCTGAAGAAGAAACAG CAAGCTCTAAGACTACAGCAGGATGTACGGAAGAAGAAGCACGAAATActggagaaacacattgagACACAGAAG CTCCTGATTTCCAAAGTGGAGAAGAACAAAGCAATAAAGGCAGAGGATAGAGCCAACATCATGGAAACGTTGGGCATGATAACCAAGAGCATCACCAAACTGCAAGAGGAGATAAAGGGAATCTCGAGCAGCAGCAACCCGCTGCGCACAGCCAAGAGCAGAGCCCAG GCACAGAAGGAGCTGCTGGACACAGAGCTGGACTTGTACAACAAGACCCAGACGGGACAGGACACTGCTCTGCTGAAGATCAAGTACACCCAGCTGCAAATTGAG GCGGCTAGACGGGGCATCCTGTCACCAGGACGAGGCCGGGGGGTCCTCACCCGGGGCCGCGGCGCTCTCAGGGCCCGGGGGAGGGGCTCCAGAGGACGGGGAAGAGGCGTGCATGCAGTCGTGGACTACCGGCCACGGGCGCTGGAGATTTGTGGTTTCACCGAGGCAGACCATGTCGACCTGCTGCCACACTTTGCT CAATTTGGAGAGATCGAAGATTGCCACATAGATGAAAACACGCTGTCTGCAGTCATCTCTTACAGGACAAGAGGCGAGGCAGAACAG GCGGCTCTTCATGGAGTGAGGTTCAACAACCAGACTTTACGCCTGGCCTGGCACAAGGCCGTGAAGACTCTCAGTGCTGCTCACGCTGATGAGGCAGAACAAGAGGATGATGAG TACCCGGAAGAGTCTCTGAGTGATGATGCACTGCTGCAGGAtgatgatgaggaagaggaCGACAACGAGCCTCGCTCCTGGCGCAGATGA